Genomic segment of Mycolicibacterium psychrotolerans:
TACTCGCCGATGTGGGTGTTGACCATGATCCGGTACAGCCAGCCCGCCAGGTTGGTGCCCTCGCGGAAGCTCGCGAACGCGGCGAACGCCTTGGCGGCCGTCTCCTGGAGCAGATCGTCGGCGAGGTCGGGGTCGCGGGTCAGCCGCACCGCGTGCCCGCGCAGCTGGGTCAACAGCGGAACCGCGTCGCGGGAGAAGCGGACGGCGAGCTGGTCGGTGTCGGTCATCGGGACTCCTCGGCGCGGCGGATGGTGCCTTCGACCTTTCCGCCCGGCGCCCCGGCCGTCTGCCCGGCTGACCCCCATCTGTGTTCAGGACAACCGCCGCACCGACTACCGGCTAGCCCCCACCCCAGGACGCCCAGCGCCGGATCCGGATGCTGACGACGGGCCCGTTGAGCGCAACCCGTTCGTACTGCGGATACTTCGCCCGCAACTGCGCGTAGCCCAGGGCCACCTCGTCACCGGACCGGTGGATCGTCGCGGTCCCGTCCGCGCGCACCCACCACAGCCGCGCCCAGTCGTCATCGTAGTGGTCGACCAGCAGACTGACCTCGGAGTTGTGCTCGATGTTGGCCAGCCGGCGCAGGCGCTGAGTGGACTTCGGCTTCGCGTCGACCGCGGTGTACACCAGATCGTCGCGGCCCGCGGCCAGCGCGAAGACGACCGGCACCACGTGCGGTGTGGCGTCGGGGCGCACCGTGGCCAGAGCCGCCACCGGCGCACCGGCGAACGCGGCGACCGTCTGCTCAGGTGTCACCCGCTCAACCCTAGGCGCGGGCAGCGCTGCCGGGATATGGTTCACCGCGATGACACGGCCAGGCAACCGCTGCGCCACCGCGCCGACTCCCGCTCACCGGAAGGTCTCATCCATGCCTACTTCCGCTTCACTGTTCTCCCGCGTCGTCGCGTGTGCCGCGTCCGCGCTCGTCGTGGCCGGGATCGCGGCGTGCGCGCCGCCGGAGAACAAGGATTCCGGCGCGCAGACCCAGTCCGGCGGCAAGGCCGCCGAGGCCACCTCGGCGCAGGACTTCGGCGGCATGGACGGCCTCGTCGAGGCGGCCAAGGGCGAGGGCACGCTCAATGTCATTGCGCTGCCGCCGGATTGGGCCAACTACGGCGCGATCATCAAGGCCTTCTCCGACAAGTACGGCATCAAGGTCACCTCGGCGCAGCCCGATGCGTCCAGCCAGGACGAGATCAACGCGGCCAACCAGCAGAAGGGCCGCAGCAGCGCACCCGACGTGTTCGACCTCGGCCAGTCGGTGGCGCTGGCGAACACGGCGATGTTCGCGCCGTACAAGGTCGCCACCTTCGACGACATCCCGGCCGCCTTCAAGGATCCCAATGGTGCCTGGGTCAACGACTACGGCGGCTACATGTCGATCGGCTTCGACTCCGCCAAGGTGCCGCCGGTGACGAACGTCAACGACCTGCTCAAGCCCGAGTACCGGGGCAAGGTCGCCCTCAACGGCGACCCCACGCAGGCCGGCGCCGCGTTCTCCGGTGTCCTGATGGTGGCGCTGTCCCAGGGCGGGTCGGCCGATGACATCGCCCCGGGTGTCGAGTTCTTCCGGAAACTCAAGCAGGCGGGCAACTTCCTGCCCGTCGACCCGACGCCTGCGACCATCGAGTCCGGGCAGACGCCGGTGGTGATCGACTGGAACTACACGAATTCATCTGAGACGAAGAAGCTTCCGTCCTGGACGGTGTTCGTGCCGCCGAACAACGCGGTGGCCGGCTACTACTACCAGGCGATCAACAAGGACGCCCCGCACCCCGCCGCCGCCCGACTCTGGCAGGAGTTCCTCTACAGCGACGAGGGGCAGAACCTGTTCGCCCAGGGCGGGGTCCGGCCGGTGCGGGCCGACAACATGACTGCCGCCGGAACCCTGGACAAGGCGGTCGCCGCGGCGCTGCCGGTGGTCGACGGACCCGTGACGGTGCCGACCCCGCAGCAGACCGAGGCCGCGTCGAAGTACCTTTCGGAGAACTGGGCCGCCGCGGTTGGCTGACATGCGCCGCGTGCGTGACGGCCTGCCGCTGCTGCCGTTCCTGGCGGTGGTCGTCGTCTTCCTGATCATCCCGACGGTCACCGTCGTGGTGAGCGCGGTGTATGTCGACGGGGCCATCTCGGGCGCCCGCGTCGCCGCGCTGTTCACCGGGACGGCACTGTCGGCACTGTGGAACAGCGTGCTGCTGTCGGGGGCCACCGCGATCCTCGGCGCGCTGCTCGGCGCGGTGATGGCGTGGCTGATCGTCAGCAGCCCGCCGACGTCGATGGTGCGTCGCGCGGTGCTGTCGCTGTGCAGCGTGCTGGCCCAGTTCGGCGGTGTGGCATTGGCTTTCGCGTTCCTCGCGACGGTCGGGCTGAACGGGGTGCTGACCCTGTGGGTGCAGCAGGCGACCGGCTGGAACCTCGCCGGGTCGGGTTGGCTGTACGGCCTGGGCGGGCTGATCCTGGTCTACACCTACTTCCAGATCCCGCTGATGGTGATCGTGTTCGTCCCGGCGCTGGAAGGTCTGCGCGACCAGTGGCGCGAAGCCGCCGTCAGCCTGGGCGCCTCGACGTGGGACTACTGGCGCGAGGTGGCGGTCCCGCTGCTGACGCCGGCGTTCCTCGGCTCGGCGTTGCTGTTGTTCGCCAACGCTTTTGCCGCGTACGCGACCGCGGCCGCACTGGTCAGTCAGGGCAGCCCGATCCTGCCGCTGCTGATCCGCGCCTCGCTGGTCAGCGAGGTGGTGCTGGGCCAGGCCGGGTTCGCCTACGCGCTGGCGCTGGAGATGATCGTCGTCGTGGCCGTCGTCATGGCGGCCTACAACCTGTTGGTGCGCCGCAGTTCCCGGTGGTTGTCGTGAGAACCGCGGTGCGCGGGGCACTGTGGGTGCTGTTCGGCATCTTCTTCTGCTTCCCCCTCTACGCGATGGCGGACTTCTCGACCCGCAACCTGCTCTCCGGCGGGCGCACGTGGCAGGCGTGGGCCAACCTGGTGAGCGACGAGGCGCTGTACCGGGCGATCGTCGTGTCGCTGTCGCTGGCGGCGCTGACCGTGGCCGCGATGCTGATCCTGTTGGTGCCGACCATGATCTGGGTGCGGCTGCGGGCGCCGTGGGCCAAGGGGCTGGTGGAGTTCCTGTGCCTGCTGCCGTTGACCATCCCGGCGCTGGTAATCGTCGTCGGGTTGCGCAACGTCTACCTGTGGGTGACCTACCTGCTGGGGGAGTCGCCGCTGACGCTGACGTTCGTCTACGTCGTGGTGGTGTTGCCGTTCTCCTACCGCGCCATCGACGCGGCGCTCTCGGCGATCGATCTGCAGACGCTGTCGGAGGCGGCGCGGTCGCTGGGTGCGGGCTGGGCGACCACGATCGCCCGCGTGGTGGTGCCGAACATCTGGTCGGGCATCCTGTCGGCGGCGTTCATCTCGATCGCCGTCGTGCTCGGCGAGTTCACGATCGCATCGTTGTCGGGCTACGAGACGCTGCAGGTGCAGATCGTGCTGATCGGCAAGAGCGACGGGCCGACCTCGGTGGCGGCGTCGCTGGCCACGCTGCTGTTCGGGTTCGCGCTGCTGCTGATCCTGTCGCTGGTCACCCGGGGACGCCGCCATCAGACGGGAGTGACGCTGTGACATCGGACGACGGGGTGGCCGTCGAGCTGACCGAGCTGACCCGCCTCTACGGGACCACCCGCGCGCTCGACGGGCTCACGCTGCACATCGAACCGGGGGAGCTGGTGGCCCTGCTCGGCCCGTCGGGCTGCGGCAAGACGACCGCGCTGCGCAT
This window contains:
- a CDS encoding ABC transporter permease, with translation MRRVRDGLPLLPFLAVVVVFLIIPTVTVVVSAVYVDGAISGARVAALFTGTALSALWNSVLLSGATAILGALLGAVMAWLIVSSPPTSMVRRAVLSLCSVLAQFGGVALAFAFLATVGLNGVLTLWVQQATGWNLAGSGWLYGLGGLILVYTYFQIPLMVIVFVPALEGLRDQWREAAVSLGASTWDYWREVAVPLLTPAFLGSALLLFANAFAAYATAAALVSQGSPILPLLIRASLVSEVVLGQAGFAYALALEMIVVVAVVMAAYNLLVRRSSRWLS
- a CDS encoding ABC transporter permease, which gives rise to MADFSTRNLLSGGRTWQAWANLVSDEALYRAIVVSLSLAALTVAAMLILLVPTMIWVRLRAPWAKGLVEFLCLLPLTIPALVIVVGLRNVYLWVTYLLGESPLTLTFVYVVVVLPFSYRAIDAALSAIDLQTLSEAARSLGAGWATTIARVVVPNIWSGILSAAFISIAVVLGEFTIASLSGYETLQVQIVLIGKSDGPTSVAASLATLLFGFALLLILSLVTRGRRHQTGVTL
- a CDS encoding TIGR03668 family PPOX class F420-dependent oxidoreductase produces the protein MTPEQTVAAFAGAPVAALATVRPDATPHVVPVVFALAAGRDDLVYTAVDAKPKSTQRLRRLANIEHNSEVSLLVDHYDDDWARLWWVRADGTATIHRSGDEVALGYAQLRAKYPQYERVALNGPVVSIRIRRWASWGGG
- a CDS encoding ABC transporter substrate-binding protein, whose protein sequence is MPTSASLFSRVVACAASALVVAGIAACAPPENKDSGAQTQSGGKAAEATSAQDFGGMDGLVEAAKGEGTLNVIALPPDWANYGAIIKAFSDKYGIKVTSAQPDASSQDEINAANQQKGRSSAPDVFDLGQSVALANTAMFAPYKVATFDDIPAAFKDPNGAWVNDYGGYMSIGFDSAKVPPVTNVNDLLKPEYRGKVALNGDPTQAGAAFSGVLMVALSQGGSADDIAPGVEFFRKLKQAGNFLPVDPTPATIESGQTPVVIDWNYTNSSETKKLPSWTVFVPPNNAVAGYYYQAINKDAPHPAAARLWQEFLYSDEGQNLFAQGGVRPVRADNMTAAGTLDKAVAAALPVVDGPVTVPTPQQTEAASKYLSENWAAAVG